The Lactuca sativa cultivar Salinas chromosome 2, Lsat_Salinas_v11, whole genome shotgun sequence genome includes the window tctaacacttaaaaatggttccttacataaaatgagtgtcactcacttccttataaagGAAAGGCAACCCATTACACATATAAGTGGGTAAAGCCTCATCAaagcgtgactttgcaccctaacatgtTGGCAGTGGCACAAGCATTTTCGTTGACTTATGTGGCATGCAAAAGCTTGAGTAACTTATCATAGTCTTCTTTAGTTATGTTTGGCATATGTTTCTCACCAGAAATTGTTGCAGTAGCACGTGGTGATACCTTAGCTTTGTAATTTTGTGGTTTAGTTCCCTTCGGTGTCCACCACTCCGGGTAACCAACAAGTTCAAAACAACCCTCCATCATGTGTCCGGACTTTTGACAATGTGTACACCAGCGGTcatcattttttctttttttgttcgaCGACTGATAGTTTCCCTTGCCAAATGCTTTATTTTTCGGTTTTCCTGAAACATGAAAAGCTGCTATGTCGTTGTCGAAAGAATGAGCCATTGCAACCTGTCGTTGTTGCTCATCTTGACTTACCAGGTGGTATGCGATACCTAGGCTAGGTAGAGGATCAGTACTCAATATTTGTGTTTTGACCACATTATATTCCTCCTTTAAACCCATCAAGAAGTTATATAGTCTCTCTTTCTCTCGTATCTTCAAAAACTCCTTTGCAACATCACAGGAACATCCCTTGCATGTGCAAGTCGGTGTGGGGCTTATAGATTGAACTACATCCCATATACTTCTTAATTTCGTGTAGTAGGCAGAAACAGTAAGATCATCTTGACGTATTGTTGTGACCTTTCTTCTAAGTTTATAAGCTCGTGGTGCGTTTTTTTCCAAATCTTTTTGCAAGATCCATCCATATGTCATAGGCTGTTATGGCATATTTGACACTACCTTTGATCTCTTTTTCCATTGCACTGATTAACCATCCTCTCACCCATAGCGTTACAGCTATTCCAGTTCATCAGGTCTGTTGAGTCTTCTTTAGGCATGGGTAGGCTTCCATCGACAAAGCCAATTTTGTTCTTGGCAAGCAGCGCATTAGTCATCTCACATTGCCAAACGCTATAGTTTCCGTCCCGAAGCAAACTCTCCCCAACGAAATTCTGTCCAGGGTGATCAGCCGTGGTGAGGAAGTATGGTGATCAAATATCCATCACCGTCTTCTCACTTGAGGAACTGGCTTTTTCTCCACCTGCAGTCATCGAATCTGATCAGATCTTCCAAAACTACTATGATACCATTGACAAATTTGACAGAAAAATTGTAATCTGTGTTTCTTATTCATATCTCACGAAAGAAAACAACCCAAAAGTATTTATACTCAACAAAAGAAAACCTAGATAAGCTAGGAAAAGATAAATATGCCAGCTAATGAAACAAGATAACTAATGGATCAAAGATAATGACTAATAGAGAAAGGATAATGATGCCAACAAACTCTAATTATGATTCTTATTATCTAAAGTgtaataatcaatttaaaaaaaaaagaaggtTAATACCCCTTAGTTACAAGTCAGCTCAATTATGTTGCATCTTCTTAGAttctttttctttaaaataaGAGAGGTGACTTTCTATGTACTAAAAAAAGTATAGACTTTTAAAATGCGATCAGCCACATGTTGGTGCTTTCCCTTGCATCgaaaaaataatattttgttcTATGCACCGTAGCGGTctaatttattttgtaaattgaATTTTGACGATTGTATTGATAAAAGTTAGACattgttgtatttttttttgaacAGCGGAATTTTATTaaactagcaagaagctagaaaAGAACCATTACAAAATAATTTTTGTAGAAATACGATTATGGAGCCAAAAACTCCATCTAATCTTGGCTTTAGAAAACCTAttagaaatccaaaaaaaatgaCTTATAAACATCATCAAAAAGAAGGGATATCCTAGGGGTATCCGCTCCAAAAATcaaagaatttctaaagttcCAGACACACCAAAAGCAAGTGCAAACCACTACATCAAAGGCCTTTCGTTGCCCATGTCTCATGGAGATAACATCTTACCACACAATAAGAGACTCAACGGAAATctgattgggaatttgaaaaccTCACCAAGCAGCAATACGTGACCATAAAATAGTCCACTCAGCACTTCCTGCAAAGATATGGTCAATAGTCTCCATATTATAAGAACAGATAGGGTAAGTAATAGAATCCACCATAATACCCCTAAGGGATAAACATTCCCTAGTAGGGATGCTGCGAAGCCTGATCCTCTATATAAGAGTGTTTATCTTAATTAGAATCCAATTGTTCCACCGGCTGATGGGACCTCCCGAAGTAAGCATAATGTCATCCAAATAATTCCAAGCCAAAGAAACAGAGAAGATATATGATGAATCAATAGTCTAGCCTAATCTATTAGGGACGGACTGGAGCTGGAAATCCTGCAAAAGAGAAATCAAATTATCCCATTGCTCATGCTCTACTCATCCTCTAGGAATACGCCTAAGAGTATTATGCTCCCAACCCCTAGACAACCGATCACTAACGGAAGCATGTATAAAATTATCCAGAGAAAAAACTCTAGGAAAAGTGTAACAAAATGACTCATCACCCAACCAGACGTCTTGCCAGAAAGACGTAGAATTCCTGTCCCCAACCTGATAAGGCAAAAAGATTGGATATCTATTCATCTCTCTCAGATGAATAAACATATGAAGGACCCCATGCCAAGGGCTGACCCTGATCTCATAGGGGTCAAAGATCTACAACCACCATCAAAACCAAACGTAGATTCTATGACACAAACCCACAGAAGGCGAGGGTTGTGAAAAAAATCTATACCACCAACGAAAGACCATGGCTCTATTGAAAGAAAACAAACTCCCAATCCCCAAACCACATTTATCCCTGAAAGCTAAAACTTTATCCCAACTAACCCAGTGTATCCTTCTCTCATCTAAGTCTGCGCCCCAAAAAATCTAGCCCTCAAAACCTCCAAAGAGGCCAAAACCAAAACAGGATAAAGAAAAATAGACATCATATAACTCCCAAGCGAACCCAAAACAGACTTCACCAAAGTGAAACGACCTCCAACAGAAAGACACTTGGCTTTCTAACCCAAAAATCTACTCAGGAAACGATCAAGGATAGGGTGCCAAGCAGAAATATGATTCACAGACTGCCCTACTGGAACACCAAGGTGAGAAAAAGGCAAATCAGAGGCAGCACACCCGATTCTTTCTGCAACACTACCAATATCGGTAAAAGAAACACCCACACCAATCAATTTACTTTCAAGCAAATTAATTTTGAGATCAAACGCCATATAAAAACACCAAATAATACGAATAAGACGGTTGATATTCTCAGGATCCCAAGAAGTAAtcaacatgacgtcatccacatAAAGAAGATGCGAAATCTCGACCCCTGAAATAGAAATCCCCCTGAAGGCGTTATCCGAACGGGCCCTAACCAAAGCAACATGAAGCCCTTCCATagtcaaaatgaataaaaaagcGGATAAAGGGTCACCCTGTCTCAAACCACGATGAATTTGAAATTCATCAGTCGGGGGACCATTGACCAAAACAGAGGCCATAGCAGTACATAATAACTCCTAAACCCATCCACACCATCTTTCTCTGAATCCCATAATTGTCATAATCTCCAAAAGATAATCCCACGATAAGGAATCGTAAGCTTTTTTGAAATCCACCTTAAACAACATCAACGGATTTCGAGAGGTCTTGCTCCAGGAAACCACTTCATTTAGAAAAAAAGGACCATCCAATATTTGTCTACCTTGGACAAAAGCAGACTGTTCCATATTGGCAACACTATTAATAACCTCCGCCAGTCTATTAGCTAACAATTTACCAATAATTTTATATATGCATCCAATTAGACTAATAAGCCTAAAATCTTTTACAGTCTTCGGGTCTCTGATTTTTGGATTAATAGTGAAAAGGAAGCATTACACCCCTTTGGGATAGAAGAATGATGGAAGAAATGTAAAACAAATGCCTCAACATCATTCGCTATAATCTCCTCCTGAGAAAAAGGTGAATTTAAAAAATCCACATGCAATGAAGATAAAGTACTAAACTAACTAGCATCAGTCTTAGGCCTCTAATGCTTTTGATCCGAGAATAAAGCCTGATAGTACTCATAGAAACccttttaaaccctaattgggttaTCAACCCACACACCATCAATCAAAAGACCATGGATAGCAGTTTGGCGTGTCTTCTGATTAAGAACCCCATGATAATAACCCGAGTTCTCATCACCTTCTATACCCCACTAAATCTTTGCTTTATGAGCAAGATCTAACTGAACTAAGTGATCCAAATATGATATCTCCTTTAATAAGGAAACCCTCTGTTCCCTCAAGGTAGAAGAACCGTCCGCAACTCTGACATCCTCAATTtttacagccagaaaagaccgatttcgtttatgcttttaaaataaaattagagtaatctttcaaaaggtgttgcggaatttgtccccaaaacaaaatatgataaaaacttatcatagcatttcttaaagaaatgtatttatcatttcattacaaaactcgggatgtccacATCGATATAGACCAAAAGCCTAAATAGTAcaatataggccttacaacaattatttacatCTACttgcctataatccaaaatccctCGTCATTATCCAACTATGCTCTTGTTCcactacttgtaatataaaaagttgagtggctcaggctcctaagcctggtgagcatacatggttttcaacccacaaataataaatttattaatttcatcaaccaacaataaatttattaatttcatcaaccaacaataaccccgATTAcatgttcccgttatcctcactttatgtctctAAACACCtatacaagggacctagcctaaggatcgtcatcgggatggactttactgctaaggggattcctcagccatatatgtccgtaaggcaaccatgagggggatggatgtaacacctgtgtttatgggcttgtcattaatagcgatgtaatagtctaggttaacctttgtaacccattttgaaataataagaatgtcttatttgaatattatgtgttttatgcataATTGCtaaattgtgtgtcttaattgaattaagaataaaaataagtgtcaaaataaaATAGTAGATAAAgatgatatctttggataattttgtagtagttgaaacgaggtttctgaatatatatagaatgccgaaatccgagttataacgaagaagttatgacctgtcgaagtatcgcgacagaaccgacaacgctgaatgacgtaaaaagtaaaatttatgttagagcgatatttagcgtTAGTGATATAAAAAAAAGTCGTagagtttgttaaaccgagagcgtgcataaaaagaatgcctaaatctgacttcgtatgaggaagttatgatttttctaagtttcgacttagcagtatgtagcccgaatactcgatttgagaccgagcggtttttagccgaatcaatctaaacgagaattgaagatctcgttattagtagtgaaatgataaaaagataggcaaaaacggacgtcagatgaagaagttatgaatttataacggagttttcctgtcccggcctactaaaaataaataataaaaataaagcaaaattagctgacgaagtctcaacgaaagttgtagagcgtagtctcatttacacgaggatataaagaatgtctaaaacggagttcgtatgaagaagatatgaatttttgaagtttattaaataattaaaatattaaattagttataaaatccaatattatccaaagggggggggggggggagtcagcATTCTTATCCGGGTTACGTCCAGCGTAACTAGGATTTACGCCCAGCATAAATCGAGGATCCAGACCCTATGAAAGGGAGTTGAGGCTTCCGAGTTTCTTTGCTCaattcctcttctctctctctctctctctcccgttttgcctcgattttcgtgcaagaaatatcccgaagccccgatatcatcccgagccccgaaacaagtcccgaagccccgaagatcccgagaagtgcaattcccgagctgaagctctgcccgggAGGAGCCCGGTTTTCGTGaaaatcttccagatctaccgaagaatactacttctacaagtcgtagtgctgtccgatcatcttttgatcaagtgagtgtgtagttactttcttctaacgcataattatgaagtattagatacgaaatacgtgttatgtgtatattttgttggtatatgtgtgaatgtatattcactttcttcaatctcatagatatgatttattctctatgaaatacgtgttatgtgtatgtgtctcatatgttgtttggaatatatattgaataagaatgctatacaggttttaaactatgtataaaaatatatatttttatctactaatatgttaggtagaacatgggtagatatttgatgtgtgataaacagatgagaggcctcgatgttgtttttgattgagtcatctagcggagtttagatgacgaccacgaacttttctagatagttctgtggaacgctagcaggctcgccacctgtaggtgttaatgaacttgggtgttcattcgctgtactccatcccccctcatggttgccttatttgacatatattgctgggaaacccccgaagcatgtgttgtcgcctcgatgaaatattcttagactaggtcccttgttttagttattttagggacgtaaagtgagaataacgggaatgggtaattgggttattgttggttgatgaaaattaatttaattatttattgtgggttgaaaaccctatatatgctcaccaggcacccaagcctgacccactcagtttatttgtattacaggaagtggcgcaagggcataagatggatgaatcatcaagttgttttgtttacaagtctgtatatgtatatatttgttgaatgacttgtaatgttatcgtttatgttttatggtctgtatcggaacatgacatcctgggttttgattatataatgaaaatacatttctttatgaaatgctttggtaaatattattttatcacgttttgtttttgggaacaaattccgcaactcttttaaatcaaaaagatttactctgaaattattctaaaagcataaataaaaccggtcttttctggccgtgattttggggatgtcacaatggagtacaccggtgagtaCGTCGTTCACAAACaactacaggttgtgagcctgccaGCTTTCCACTGGATTATCTAGAAaggtttgtggtcgtcatctatactccgctagatgactagaacaacaacaacatcgaggcctcttatcactttatttcatcacacatcaactatctacccatgttatacccaacatatttgtagataaaaatacatatatagtttaaatcattctaAACCTGTATAAagcattcattcaacatccatctcaaataaacaaacaatatatatacacataacacatattttatataaaacacttcatatctatgtgtaagatgaaagtgactatacactgaCATGATAAGACGACGATTGGACAACACTTCATCACTTAAAACTATCTTTTTCGATGAAACAGggatgttttctcaaaaaccggTGTTGGgccaaaattatggtttatactttacttttctaggaaaatgtatttttcagtcttataatatgtgtttacggttgtgtttgCGGCCaggtgggtgtttacggccataaaaccatttacgacccatgttccccaagtatatatataggcgttaggggtgaggagtggttgatgaacagaagagagtgtacggccaagagagaaagaaaggagcataagtgtgtgtaagtgtgtgaatcttgtgtaaggaacttcattctaatcaaatcatacaagattcatattcttcttcttcttctcttctattttgatctggcatTATCCGTTTGATcgagattccacaccatcaaacggatctgattagTACACAAGTAGATttgggacttacaagtggtatcaagattccacaccatcaaacggatctgattagTACACAAGTAGATttgggacttacaagtggtatcaaagcttggattgtatcaatcaatttttacAAATCTGGAgcgtatttgatcttatttttgaagggtttcagcgtttttcataaaaacaagttctggatcgagttttggagcaaaacgTTGTTTTTCTTCGCATCTGTTGAAGGGTTCTCGGCCTTTGAAGAGTTCTCGGCCTTTGAAGGGTTCCCGGATCTGATTAGTACACAAGTAGATttgggacttacaagtggtatcaaagcttggattgtatcaatcaatttttacAAATCTGGAgcgtatttgatcttatttttgaagggtttcagcgtttttcataaaaacaagttctggatcgagttttggagcaaaacgTTGTTTTTCTTCGCATCTGTTGAAGGGTTCTCGGCCTTTGAAGAGTTCTCGGCCTTTGAAGGGTTCCCGGCCTCGGAGTTTACGTTCCTAGGTGTATGGCTCAGCAGCCTCGCATGTGTTCGGTCACGTGTGCCGCCCGCGGTTCACGATCAGCCACGCTTCGGAGTTCACGACTCAGCCTTGTCCTCGCATCGCAATCTTGGCCTCGCACCTCGTCCTCGCATCCTTGCACGCacatttggaaaaattgaaaatgaTTTTGGGGGTGCTAGGAATCGAACCTGGGCCATCCGATTCATCTTCCCCCGGCCTTACCAACTCATCTAGCTTTGCTAGATGTTCCTTTCATTCCCCTTTTTAATTCATAAAGCTTCGTTGTTTCGCCTTTAGTTTCGCAAATTTGtcattttcagtccaaaaatcaatttcttttatttttaaattacattttcttccaaaaaaatttagtttttaatttttgacttttatttttgacttttgacctaaaattttgactttgactttctcgtttaaccttcaacttttcaaatttagcttttcggtttgacttttcaagtctggcttttaaatttgacttttaaggttgacttttgattttttttggtcAAAGGGCATTTCAAAAAAAAGAGTTCTTCAAAAATCAATGTCAATGAACTTTCCTTGGAGAATTTACGTGAACATTACGAATTACTACATAGAGGGAACGAGGAACTAAAATACGAATGGTACTAACTTAGGAAATGCCAAAAACCATTGAAAGATCAATTAGAGGCCAAGACAAATGTTTATAAGAAATTACAGTCAGAGTACAATGACAAATGTGTCCATTATAGATATCTTAAGAAAGATTTTGACGTTGTGACTGCCGAACTTGTGCATTAAAAGCAAAATATAATGATGTTGAATTcaattttaagaaatttgatgtatCAAGTGAGATAGTTGTGTCCATGATTGACAATTGTTTAAAATTTCAAGATAACCAACAACAGGGTCTATGTTATGAGAGTGTCCCTCCCCCCTTCAATAACAACTACTCTTATACCCCTCTGACTAAGGAAGAAATTCGAAATGAAGCACATCTTCAGTATGGCTAACCCGCTGCTCCAGCTTCAGTTAAGAgtgaacaatcagggccaacaGAGGGTGTTGAGGTGAACACTTCTAATGTTTTTGTTACatatgcaggtaaagtagcagaagatgagaacaaggagaacactattgaacaaaccaatgactccttgaactcagaatttgttgcttctaactcagttacttctgatcaacctgctgttggtaAATACATGCCACCAATTCAAGCTAAATAGAGTGCCTGTTGCAAGTGTGATtatgggaacaataagagacaaggcaaggatacgccaccaggggcaggaagaaacaacgtcccggtgaagaaaaagacatgttttcactgtggaacacctagacacattaccagaaattgtcctaatcgcacaTACgctccctactacgcacaaggctggTAAAACGTGCCAATAAGGAGATTTTACAAAAGAAAGCCTTCGAGGCCACATTCAAACAATGGCGAATGAAATACCATGAAGGGTAATAGTTCAACTCCTAAGGCCAAGAAATCAACtcccaacaacaagaagggtatgccggccaagaagtccaatccaagagatgctccaacgAAATCAAGATAATTCAGATCAAAGTCATCTAAACGATCAGATTCCAGTTCAAAAGAAAATactgaggcacccatcggatcgaacaagaagtGGGTTAAGCCCAACTACGGATGGGTACTAAAGGTtcaatctcctaatgcttctaatatttcttcatcttctatttgtgataaacaggacatatcatgggagagagtaccgtgcaaggatgaaaaaggtcagcccagtttcaaaatggaatgggttccaaagaccaactgattcTGCTCTgtatcggagcagctatggaggcatatcatcagacttcggtttgttggtaatgGATATTCTAGTCATAAGATAAGGGTCATCTCTCAAttgtacaacattcagaactaTGTTTGAGATTATGTGTCGTTTTGCGGGAAAGGAGGAAACGAAGatatcacaaatggggttagtgcttaatgacatgaagaatttttggatctgttatgagattatgcgtgctgttctcagaccttctggatgaaaATTCAATCGGTTACTTACGGTTTGAtttttcttctcgatactcctgagtttatcttacactgattcgttttgaagaaaatcttttattttcttatatgtcTTTCTTTAGTAggttgttttgggaagtgatatcaagataAAGTGATAACGGACAGTCTAAACATGtataagggactgaatctgaattgtatAGACTCTGCGTTCAATGGGTTGGTAGGCACGAATgatttgacagtgtggatttagataggattgtttggactggCCATACGACGTtggggtagattgagcagtgagataaacatgagAACCCATGGGATACATTAAATTAATATGCATTAAGAACTGTGGTTcgacttttccttgatgtatggacttatgaccttaattctggttctaatAGGGCGActggggttttttttttttgataaagtaGGTTTgtagaaattattttcttgctttctatctgtcagtcatatgttgcttcctctacaTGATTGGAAGAGATGCggcctggaatgcaacatatgcaactctatttctacgcaCCTCCTAATCTATGAAAgactttctatctgttagccatatgctgtctcctctgcatgatcggaagatccgacctgggacacatcATATGCAACATTCaacctctcaatccctctatctctgttagtcatatgttgtcccctccacatgattggaagagatccgacctgggacacaacatacacatctatctctaaatctgtctt containing:
- the LOC111906478 gene encoding uncharacterized protein LOC111906478, with amino-acid sequence MASVLVNGPPTDEFQIHRGLRQGDPLSAFLFILTMEGLHVALVRARSDNAFRGISISGVEISHLLYVDDVMLITSWDPENINRLIRIIWCFYMAFDLKINLLESKLIGVGVSFTDIGSVAERIGCAASDLPFSHLGVPVGQSVNHISAWHPILDRFLSRFLG